From the genome of Syntrophales bacterium, one region includes:
- a CDS encoding recombinase family protein, translating to MKKKAAGYVRVSSAEQVGGESLSTQRQSIKDYVKAQGWQLTEIYADEGISGGTVKDRHALLQCLYDGQKGKFEVLVIHRLSRFGRNARELLNNHDELSKAGVDLRSISEGIDFGSKYGKAMLGMFAVMSELEREIIREQMLENRIARAKKGIPTSGQLPFGRKFNRETGEWSLDEEKARLVRWAADRYLQGESLRDLSHTLRTQYGQPLGYSYLTTMLTNRCGDTWTITFKDQDPITYTIPRILDDATIQKIRERLDHNKIESRQDVRKYVLTGFIRCEACGRSLSGQTQVSKNGREFKYYTHPSGKYEKRKAFNSVPLKPVENAVFRTIFENIADVPSFERAIADSLPDENHIRLLEKNIKTGEKELKRIHRELDKLVDLALAGTLAKETIRAKEQALLQAKTKVAEELDGNRDQLRSLPDIEQVKREAETIRRQLLEDYSGPERLAEMTFEDKKRLLHWLFDGVDEKGTPYGIYVMKRGKARDSAIDYFLYGKIIGLRTLKGDDIDYRDNDDDEGGNRDGENTPKVKGSYRGSTVYKTDRFTRLATDAVYRHTRCGNHGF from the coding sequence ATGAAGAAGAAAGCCGCAGGATACGTCAGGGTCAGTTCCGCAGAACAGGTTGGCGGGGAGTCCTTGTCAACTCAACGACAGTCCATTAAGGACTACGTTAAAGCCCAGGGATGGCAACTGACAGAGATATACGCCGATGAAGGAATCTCCGGGGGAACGGTCAAGGATCGCCACGCTCTTCTGCAATGTCTGTATGATGGCCAGAAAGGCAAGTTTGAGGTTCTGGTGATTCATAGGCTGTCCCGGTTCGGTAGAAATGCCCGTGAACTACTGAATAACCACGATGAACTTTCCAAGGCTGGCGTTGATCTTCGCTCCATATCCGAGGGAATCGACTTCGGAAGCAAATACGGCAAGGCAATGCTGGGGATGTTCGCCGTTATGAGTGAGCTGGAACGGGAAATCATCAGGGAACAGATGCTTGAAAACCGGATTGCACGGGCGAAGAAGGGCATCCCCACTTCCGGGCAACTCCCCTTCGGGCGAAAATTCAACAGGGAAACCGGGGAATGGTCGCTTGACGAGGAAAAAGCCCGTCTGGTTCGATGGGCGGCAGACCGGTATTTACAGGGAGAATCACTGCGGGATTTGTCCCACACCCTTCGGACCCAGTACGGTCAACCATTAGGCTATTCCTATTTGACCACAATGTTGACCAACCGATGCGGAGATACATGGACCATCACTTTCAAGGATCAAGACCCGATCACCTACACCATACCCCGAATCCTTGACGATGCTACCATCCAGAAGATCAGGGAACGTCTGGACCATAATAAAATTGAGTCCCGGCAGGATGTCCGGAAGTACGTCTTGACGGGCTTCATCAGGTGCGAAGCCTGTGGAAGATCCTTGTCAGGCCAGACACAGGTGAGCAAGAACGGGAGGGAATTCAAGTATTATACCCATCCATCGGGGAAATACGAAAAACGCAAGGCCTTCAATAGCGTTCCTTTGAAGCCGGTTGAAAACGCTGTCTTTCGGACAATCTTTGAGAACATTGCGGACGTTCCTTCATTTGAACGGGCCATAGCTGATTCTTTACCGGATGAAAATCATATCCGTTTACTGGAAAAAAACATCAAGACCGGAGAAAAGGAGCTGAAGCGGATTCACCGGGAACTTGATAAACTGGTTGATCTGGCCCTTGCCGGAACTCTTGCAAAGGAAACGATCCGGGCCAAGGAGCAGGCCTTACTACAAGCAAAAACCAAGGTCGCTGAAGAATTGGACGGGAACCGGGATCAACTCCGTTCCCTTCCGGACATCGAACAGGTGAAACGAGAAGCCGAAACGATCAGACGGCAGTTGCTTGAGGATTACAGCGGTCCTGAACGACTGGCAGAGATGACCTTCGAGGACAAAAAACGCCTTCTTCACTGGTTATTTGACGGCGTGGACGAAAAAGGGACGCCATACGGAATTTATGTCATGAAGAGGGGTAAAGCTCGAGATTCGGCGATTGATTATTTCCTGTACGGAAAGATCATCGGTCTGCGGACCCTGAAGGGCGACGATATCGACTATCGGGACAACGATGACGACGAGGGAGGGAACCGGGACGGCGAGAATACGCCCAAGGTTAAGGGCAGTTACCGGGGAAGTACGGTATATAAGACTGATAGATTTACAAGACTGGCAACGGACGCTGTATATCGACACACTCGATGTGGGAACCACGGATTTTGA
- a CDS encoding efflux RND transporter periplasmic adaptor subunit — protein MAGDNHKEEHNKNASIFLKFLVFCFFLFTVLVTAAGCGNDTDTGRVQPPPPGEKLRVSVEVVSVRTGEIYAPIHATGTVVPVRESRVGARVSGRILAAFVDEGDDVVRGQALAELEQEDYRLARNSAAAQLAAGRASLDEARLNLVHAAREKERMEHLYERHVISRQNYDTVITAHAMALARVEALAAQAKAAEAALEIAERNLADAAIPAPFSGYVARKMTNQGEIVAPGTPLFLIFDISRVRTEVKIPEADLGRISVGTPVVIELNGIPGRLFQGAISEINATIDPVSRNFTVKIDIPNDERHIRAGMFARVTIKTDAVADVIIVPERALVTDGEGKTALFVLDGDRARFRRVRTGMRAGGLVAIDEGLVPGEPVLVSGNFGLADDEQVAARDAEY, from the coding sequence ATGGCGGGTGATAACCATAAAGAAGAACATAATAAAAATGCTTCCATCTTCCTGAAATTTCTTGTTTTCTGCTTTTTTCTCTTCACGGTTCTTGTGACCGCCGCCGGATGCGGCAACGATACCGACACAGGGCGTGTTCAGCCACCGCCACCGGGCGAGAAGCTGCGAGTCAGCGTTGAGGTGGTGTCCGTCCGGACCGGTGAGATCTATGCTCCCATCCATGCCACGGGAACGGTGGTGCCTGTCCGGGAATCCAGGGTGGGGGCCAGGGTGTCGGGACGGATACTGGCCGCCTTCGTCGACGAGGGTGACGACGTCGTCCGGGGGCAGGCTCTGGCAGAACTCGAACAGGAGGACTACCGCCTGGCCCGGAACAGCGCGGCGGCACAGCTCGCGGCGGGCAGGGCGTCCCTCGATGAGGCACGTCTGAACCTTGTCCATGCGGCCCGCGAGAAAGAACGTATGGAACATCTCTATGAGCGGCACGTCATATCACGACAGAACTATGATACCGTAATCACAGCCCACGCCATGGCCCTGGCCCGGGTGGAAGCCCTGGCGGCCCAGGCGAAAGCCGCCGAGGCGGCCCTTGAGATAGCGGAGCGGAATCTGGCTGACGCGGCGATCCCGGCTCCTTTTTCGGGGTATGTGGCGAGAAAAATGACAAACCAGGGAGAAATTGTTGCTCCCGGAACACCACTGTTCCTGATTTTCGACATCAGCAGGGTACGAACGGAGGTTAAAATCCCTGAAGCAGATCTTGGCAGAATTTCGGTAGGTACTCCCGTGGTTATCGAACTTAACGGTATCCCGGGCAGACTATTCCAGGGCGCCATCTCGGAAATCAATGCCACCATAGATCCTGTGAGCAGGAACTTCACCGTGAAAATCGACATCCCCAACGATGAGCGTCACATCCGGGCCGGCATGTTCGCCCGGGTAACCATAAAAACGGACGCTGTGGCCGATGTCATTATCGTTCCCGAGCGAGCCCTGGTGACGGATGGCGAGGGGAAGACGGCCCTGTTCGTTCTTGACGGGGACAGGGCGCGCTTCAGGCGGGTCCGGACGGGAATGAGGGCGGGCGGACTCGTTGCCATAGACGAGGGGTTGGTTCCGGGGGAGCCTGTTCTCGTGTCGGGGAACTTCGGACTTGCCGATGACGAGCAGGTTGCCGCCCGTGATGCAGAATACTGA
- a CDS encoding patatin-like phospholipase family protein, producing MTVQVRNLVFEGGGVKGIAYVGAMGVLMGRGMLDAILRVGGSSAGAINALVYALGYTLEEQRDILKSTDFKNFMDDSFGVIRDVRRLAREFGWYRGDFFSTWIGSIIADRLGNARATFDDLAKQGGPDLYVTGTNLSTGYAEVFSRERQGDMPLATALRISMSIPLFFAAVRRGERNDVYVDGGMVLNYPVKLFDRQRYIDMEDEGAAARQTSYYARENERFLALRPGRSPYVYNRQTLGMRLDTREEIALYRYDELPSGRAIKKFSDFAGALVKTVLRVQENQHLHSDESKKIGLI from the coding sequence ATGACCGTACAGGTGCGCAACCTGGTCTTCGAGGGCGGCGGCGTCAAGGGTATTGCATACGTGGGTGCCATGGGCGTCCTGATGGGACGGGGTATGCTCGACGCCATTCTCCGGGTGGGAGGTTCAAGTGCCGGCGCGATAAATGCCCTGGTATACGCCTTGGGATACACCCTCGAAGAACAGAGAGACATCCTCAAATCAACGGACTTCAAAAACTTCATGGACGATTCCTTCGGGGTTATTCGCGATGTCCGCCGACTTGCCCGGGAATTCGGGTGGTACAGAGGGGATTTCTTTTCCACCTGGATCGGCTCGATCATTGCCGACCGGCTGGGAAACGCCCGGGCGACCTTTGATGACCTGGCGAAACAGGGTGGTCCCGATCTTTACGTGACAGGAACCAATCTTAGCACGGGCTATGCCGAAGTATTCTCCCGGGAACGACAGGGTGACATGCCCCTGGCGACCGCCCTGCGGATCAGCATGTCCATCCCCCTCTTTTTCGCCGCCGTCCGCCGGGGAGAACGCAACGATGTCTATGTGGACGGCGGCATGGTACTCAATTATCCCGTAAAACTATTTGACCGCCAACGGTACATCGATATGGAGGATGAGGGGGCGGCGGCCAGGCAGACGTCCTACTACGCCCGGGAGAACGAACGCTTTCTCGCCCTCCGGCCCGGTCGCAGTCCCTATGTGTATAATCGGCAGACCCTGGGCATGCGTCTGGACACGAGGGAGGAAATCGCCCTTTACCGCTACGACGAGCTTCCGTCCGGTCGGGCCATCAAGAAATTCTCGGACTTTGCCGGGGCACTCGTAAAGACGGTCCTCCGGGTGCAGGAGAACCAGCACCTTCACAGTGATGAAAGCAAGAAAATAGGTCTTATATAG
- a CDS encoding TolC family protein: MGRNVRTIIISLVVCAVLLCFLTPARSDEGPPVFTLEESISMALERSLHIRSARELVRESESLRKERFTSFLPALSTSYGYRRLDETPTMSFPGMGERTTGTRDNYVWSLELTQPVFTGGALSGSYDLAARGVHISKLQETTTIQDVVLDVREAYFAILTAERVREVALQAVEQLRAHRDTAQSFYDVGVIPRNDLLHAEVELADGIQNLMVAENSLELAKARFNTVLRRDIGAPVAVEDILTYRPFEGNLEACLAEAMAGRSELEIYELQVQQSERAVNVTKSGFYPSVAFTANYSRYGDTPGVSGNSYTDKDDWYLLAVAKWNFWEWGKTRYAVDASRRRVDQARNARDNLSELIALEVKNAYLSLREAEHRIAVTEAAVLQAEENYRLNVERYREQVGTTTEVIDAQTLLTRARSSYFNALSAYHLALGELERAMGTIYEVPGNGG; this comes from the coding sequence ATGGGACGTAATGTAAGAACGATTATAATCAGCCTCGTTGTCTGTGCGGTGCTTCTCTGTTTCCTGACGCCGGCCCGGTCGGATGAAGGACCTCCCGTGTTCACCCTGGAAGAGAGCATTTCCATGGCCCTCGAGAGAAGCCTTCACATACGATCAGCCCGGGAACTCGTCCGGGAATCGGAATCCCTGCGAAAGGAGCGCTTTACTTCCTTTCTGCCTGCCCTGAGCACATCTTACGGCTATCGCAGGCTCGATGAAACGCCGACGATGTCATTCCCCGGCATGGGAGAGCGAACCACGGGGACCCGGGACAACTATGTCTGGTCCCTGGAGTTGACCCAACCCGTCTTTACCGGCGGAGCCCTGTCGGGCAGCTATGATCTTGCGGCCCGGGGTGTTCACATATCGAAACTCCAGGAAACGACAACCATCCAGGATGTCGTTCTCGATGTACGGGAAGCCTATTTCGCGATTCTGACGGCTGAGAGGGTTCGCGAGGTTGCCCTGCAGGCCGTGGAACAGCTCAGGGCGCACCGTGACACGGCCCAGAGCTTTTACGACGTGGGCGTCATCCCGAGAAATGACCTTCTCCACGCCGAGGTTGAGCTTGCCGACGGCATACAGAACCTCATGGTTGCCGAAAATTCCCTGGAACTGGCGAAGGCCCGCTTCAACACAGTACTCCGCCGTGATATCGGCGCTCCCGTGGCTGTAGAGGATATTCTGACCTACCGCCCCTTTGAAGGAAACCTCGAGGCCTGCCTGGCGGAAGCCATGGCCGGAAGGTCGGAGCTTGAGATCTATGAACTCCAGGTTCAACAGTCGGAACGGGCCGTCAACGTTACAAAAAGCGGGTTCTACCCATCCGTGGCTTTCACGGCCAACTACTCCCGCTACGGTGACACACCGGGCGTGAGCGGCAACAGCTACACCGACAAGGACGACTGGTACCTTCTGGCGGTGGCGAAGTGGAATTTCTGGGAGTGGGGGAAAACCAGGTACGCTGTCGATGCTTCACGACGTCGAGTCGATCAGGCTCGCAATGCCCGTGACAACCTGAGCGAACTGATAGCCCTGGAAGTAAAGAACGCCTACCTCAGCCTGCGGGAAGCGGAGCATCGCATCGCGGTGACAGAGGCGGCTGTCCTGCAGGCCGAAGAAAATTATCGTCTCAACGTGGAGCGTTACCGGGAGCAGGTGGGTACCACGACGGAAGTGATCGATGCCCAGACGCTGCTCACCCGTGCCCGATCAAGCTATTTCAATGCCCTCAGCGCCTATCATCTTGCCCTCGGAGAACTGGAACGGGCCATGGGAACAATTTACGAGGTACCGGGGAATGGCGGGTGA
- a CDS encoding efflux RND transporter permease subunit, with product MTLPELSVKRKITVLMIILIIAFFGFLALSNLGLDMMPELEYPAVSVITSYEGVSSEDIENLITKPIEEVVGSVQNVKSVRSVSQEGLSAVIVEFEWGVTLDFAAQDVREKLAWLTDYLPEEADTPMVLKFSASDYPILYYGVTGMEDTRVLRTFLEDVVKPRLDRIEGVASVYIMGGLEREINIYIDRDKLRAFNLTIEAVVARLARENVNISGGRIIRKNREYLVRTMGEYRDMRSIRDTIVVMHDDTPVYVRDLAEVRDTYKEIRNRARTNHRPSVIVMIMKQAGKNTVTVSREIKATIEEMRPRMPEDLMFYPVMDQARIITQVTRNTGMNAFTGAVIAVIMVFLFLWNWRSTITIALAVPLSGITTAIGLYAFDYTLNIMTLGGMALGVGMLVDNAVVVIESIFRHREEGKPPDEAAARGAEEVGMAITTSTLTTISVFLPMVLASGMAGRLSRPLAVTVAMALMASLFVALTIVPMVSSVFASGKENGPGRTEARAGLVFDRIREWYRWALRWCLQRRVLVTATAVIVFIASLGSVSLLGREFMPSGDIPIISLRVNLPMGTTLDETDRIIRSLETIILEQPETLYCASFVGLSQEGKIEASWGAGPTGVNEGTVYVRLLDKELRVRSTQEITDSLRGRLPVIEGATFDFFDIQQLFTGGAGGMAPVEIKIFGSDLEVLQAVGDDVMARVSSVEGLRDIDTTLKIGRPELLVHIDRERASQAGLTVSQVAQTTRAALMGVVSTRYREAGDEYDVRVRYREQDRKTVEHLDNVTIMSPRGDHIPLYQVASVEDGLGPLTITREDRERKVTIQANTFQRDIGSIMDDISEKTADLALPPGYFIEYGGSYKDMREAFTSLFQAFLIALLLIYMIMAAQFESLRHPFVIMLTVPLSFIGVVLGLLLFGMSLSVPAFMGLLILAGVVVNNGIVMVDYINRLRRRGMDAFEAVVQGASVRLRPVMITTFTTVFGMLPMALSRTQGSELRSPMAVTVAFGLLLSMLLTLFVIPVVYATVDRIRTKEGGP from the coding sequence ATGACACTACCTGAACTGTCGGTCAAGCGGAAGATCACCGTTCTCATGATCATCCTGATCATAGCCTTTTTCGGTTTCCTGGCCCTTTCCAATCTCGGCCTGGACATGATGCCCGAACTGGAATACCCCGCCGTGTCTGTCATCACCTCATACGAAGGGGTCTCTTCTGAAGACATCGAAAATCTCATAACAAAGCCCATTGAAGAAGTTGTCGGTTCCGTCCAGAACGTGAAAAGCGTCAGGTCCGTTTCACAGGAGGGGCTTTCGGCGGTGATAGTCGAGTTCGAGTGGGGTGTTACCCTGGACTTCGCCGCCCAGGACGTGCGGGAAAAACTTGCCTGGCTCACGGATTATCTTCCCGAGGAAGCCGACACGCCGATGGTTTTGAAATTCAGTGCCAGCGATTATCCCATTCTGTATTACGGTGTCACCGGCATGGAAGATACCCGGGTACTCCGGACCTTTCTCGAAGACGTGGTAAAGCCTCGCCTGGACAGGATCGAAGGGGTCGCATCAGTGTACATCATGGGCGGCCTTGAGCGGGAAATCAATATTTACATTGATCGTGACAAGCTCCGGGCCTTCAATCTCACTATCGAGGCGGTTGTCGCCCGGCTTGCCCGTGAAAACGTGAACATCTCGGGCGGACGCATCATCCGGAAGAACAGGGAATACCTGGTGCGAACCATGGGTGAGTACCGTGACATGCGCTCCATACGCGACACCATCGTGGTCATGCACGACGACACGCCCGTGTACGTCCGGGACCTTGCCGAGGTTCGCGATACCTACAAGGAGATCAGGAACCGTGCGCGCACGAATCACCGGCCTTCGGTCATTGTCATGATCATGAAGCAGGCCGGGAAAAACACGGTCACCGTTTCCCGGGAGATCAAGGCCACGATAGAAGAAATGCGACCTCGCATGCCTGAAGATCTGATGTTTTATCCCGTCATGGATCAGGCCCGCATCATTACGCAGGTGACCAGGAACACCGGCATGAACGCCTTCACCGGGGCCGTCATAGCAGTGATCATGGTTTTCCTCTTTCTCTGGAACTGGCGCTCCACCATAACGATTGCCCTCGCCGTTCCCCTGTCGGGCATCACCACAGCCATCGGTCTTTATGCCTTCGACTATACGCTGAACATCATGACCCTGGGCGGTATGGCACTGGGGGTGGGCATGCTCGTCGACAATGCCGTCGTGGTGATTGAAAGTATTTTCAGGCACCGGGAAGAGGGGAAACCGCCCGACGAAGCGGCGGCCCGTGGAGCCGAGGAAGTGGGAATGGCGATAACGACCTCGACGCTCACCACCATATCGGTCTTTCTCCCCATGGTGCTGGCATCGGGTATGGCCGGGCGACTGTCGCGCCCCCTCGCTGTGACGGTTGCCATGGCGCTTATGGCGTCGCTTTTCGTGGCCCTTACCATAGTTCCCATGGTTTCATCGGTCTTTGCTTCAGGAAAAGAGAACGGGCCGGGGAGGACGGAGGCACGGGCGGGGCTTGTCTTCGACCGGATCAGGGAATGGTACCGGTGGGCCCTCCGATGGTGCCTGCAGCGCCGGGTCCTGGTGACGGCCACTGCCGTCATCGTGTTCATTGCAAGCCTCGGATCGGTGTCGCTCCTGGGCCGGGAGTTCATGCCATCCGGCGACATCCCGATTATTTCCCTTCGGGTGAACCTGCCCATGGGAACCACGCTGGACGAAACGGACCGCATCATCAGGTCTCTTGAGACAATCATCCTGGAGCAGCCCGAGACACTCTATTGCGCCTCCTTCGTGGGGCTTTCCCAGGAAGGCAAGATCGAGGCCTCCTGGGGGGCAGGTCCGACGGGCGTTAACGAGGGCACCGTGTATGTGCGCCTGCTGGACAAGGAGCTGCGGGTGAGGTCCACTCAGGAGATTACCGACAGCCTGCGCGGGCGACTTCCGGTCATCGAGGGAGCAACCTTTGATTTCTTTGACATTCAACAGCTATTCACGGGAGGAGCAGGCGGGATGGCTCCCGTGGAAATAAAGATCTTCGGAAGCGACCTCGAGGTTCTTCAGGCCGTCGGTGATGACGTGATGGCCAGGGTGTCGTCTGTTGAAGGCCTTCGGGATATCGACACCACCCTGAAAATAGGAAGGCCCGAACTGCTTGTCCACATCGACCGCGAACGGGCGTCACAGGCGGGACTCACAGTCTCGCAAGTGGCCCAGACCACGCGGGCCGCCCTCATGGGCGTCGTTTCCACCCGATACCGCGAGGCCGGCGATGAGTACGACGTCCGCGTGCGCTACCGCGAACAAGATCGAAAGACAGTGGAGCATCTGGACAACGTGACCATCATGTCTCCCAGGGGAGACCACATACCTCTCTACCAGGTCGCTTCCGTCGAAGACGGGCTGGGACCCCTGACCATCACCCGGGAAGACCGGGAGCGGAAAGTGACCATACAGGCCAATACCTTTCAGCGTGACATCGGAAGCATTATGGACGACATCTCTGAAAAGACCGCCGATCTGGCTCTTCCGCCGGGCTATTTCATAGAATACGGCGGCTCGTACAAGGACATGCGGGAAGCCTTCACGTCTCTCTTCCAGGCCTTTCTGATCGCCCTCCTGCTGATCTACATGATCATGGCGGCCCAGTTCGAGTCTCTCCGACATCCCTTTGTGATCATGCTTACCGTCCCCCTGTCGTTCATCGGTGTCGTCCTGGGCCTCCTTCTGTTCGGCATGTCCCTGTCCGTTCCGGCCTTCATGGGCCTCCTCATTCTTGCGGGGGTGGTGGTGAACAACGGCATCGTCATGGTGGATTACATCAATCGTCTCAGGCGTCGGGGGATGGACGCCTTTGAGGCAGTCGTCCAGGGTGCCTCGGTCAGGCTCAGGCCCGTCATGATAACGACCTTCACGACGGTTTTCGGCATGCTTCCCATGGCTCTCAGCCGGACCCAGGGCTCGGAGCTCCGGTCTCCCATGGCCGTCACCGTGGCCTTCGGACTCCTTCTCTCCATGCTGCTCACCCTGTTCGTCATCCCGGTGGTGTACGCCACGGTTGACCGGATCAGGACGAAGGAGGGCGGACCATGA
- a CDS encoding recombinase family protein: MKKAYGYLRVSGSGQVKGDGFPRQEKAIRDYAKKCKIEVVAVFKDDVSGTKGEEDRPAFQEMVSEILKDGVRTIIVEGLDRLAREYHVQETLLIYLASKDIELLSARTEENVTEAIMADPMRKALVQIQGIFAELEKNLLVKKLIASRERIRATGVKCGGRKGYRETEEGKAVLRKIRALRRKTKDGRRRTWQQIADILNAEGVKTMDGQPWTLYRCEQITRTSKAKPKK, encoded by the coding sequence GTGAAGAAGGCCTACGGATATTTAAGAGTTAGCGGATCGGGACAAGTCAAGGGTGATGGCTTCCCACGACAAGAAAAGGCAATCAGGGACTACGCAAAGAAGTGCAAGATTGAAGTTGTCGCCGTTTTCAAGGATGATGTGTCAGGGACCAAGGGAGAGGAAGACCGTCCAGCATTTCAGGAGATGGTTTCAGAAATTCTGAAAGATGGAGTACGGACGATTATTGTTGAAGGGCTTGACCGCCTTGCCAGGGAATACCACGTCCAAGAAACGTTACTTATCTATCTGGCCAGCAAGGACATTGAATTACTATCAGCCAGAACAGAGGAAAATGTTACGGAAGCGATCATGGCCGATCCTATGCGAAAAGCCCTTGTCCAGATTCAAGGCATCTTTGCCGAACTGGAAAAGAATCTACTCGTCAAAAAGCTCATTGCTAGCCGGGAAAGAATCCGGGCCACAGGGGTAAAGTGCGGAGGCCGGAAGGGATACCGGGAGACGGAAGAAGGAAAAGCGGTACTTCGGAAGATCAGAGCATTGCGGCGTAAGACAAAGGATGGCAGACGCAGAACATGGCAACAGATAGCCGATATTCTGAACGCTGAAGGCGTAAAAACAATGGATGGTCAACCATGGACGCTATATAGATGTGAACAAATCACCCGTACAAGCAAGGCGAAGCCAAAAAAGTAG
- a CDS encoding lysophospholipase, translating into MTMKNLILLAGTMVIAMTVLSFLGGCRLQRSMLYYPERMSMEDVEYFSSMEGLEPWPPGGKDYLGLTHVKEEASSRGTVVVFHGNAGAAVHRSRYAASLAPRGFRVVIAEYPGYGARGGEKSEASFVADARSLVTRAVREFGGSLYLWGESLGCGVAAALAPDPDLAVAGVVLITPWDKLYNLAKALFPLLPVRLFMGDHYDNAENLSGYRGPVAVLMAGHDEIIPVKLTRSLYDGLAEPKRLWIFDGAGHNSWPGDPGRAWWDEVTSWLEENAGAP; encoded by the coding sequence ATGACTATGAAGAACCTGATCCTGCTCGCGGGAACGATGGTGATTGCCATGACTGTCCTTTCTTTTCTCGGCGGATGCCGCCTTCAGCGTTCCATGCTCTATTATCCCGAGCGGATGAGCATGGAGGATGTAGAATATTTTTCCTCTATGGAGGGCCTGGAGCCCTGGCCTCCGGGCGGGAAGGACTACCTCGGCCTGACACATGTGAAAGAAGAGGCCTCTTCCCGGGGAACGGTGGTTGTCTTTCACGGAAACGCGGGCGCTGCCGTCCACCGGTCCCGCTACGCGGCCTCTCTGGCCCCTCGGGGGTTTCGGGTTGTCATTGCCGAATACCCCGGCTACGGTGCCCGAGGGGGTGAGAAAAGCGAAGCGAGTTTTGTGGCCGACGCGCGCTCTCTGGTGACCAGGGCGGTCCGTGAGTTCGGAGGTTCCCTGTATCTCTGGGGTGAATCGCTGGGATGCGGTGTCGCCGCGGCCCTTGCTCCGGACCCCGATCTTGCCGTGGCCGGCGTTGTTCTGATCACTCCCTGGGACAAGCTTTACAACTTGGCCAAGGCCCTCTTTCCCCTGCTGCCGGTTCGGCTCTTCATGGGGGACCATTACGACAACGCGGAAAACCTGTCCGGGTACAGGGGGCCCGTGGCGGTACTCATGGCCGGGCATGATGAAATAATACCGGTGAAACTGACACGGAGTCTCTATGACGGTCTGGCGGAGCCGAAACGGCTCTGGATATTCGACGGCGCCGGTCACAACAGCTGGCCCGGCGATCCCGGTCGTGCCTGGTGGGATGAAGTCACGTCATGGCTGGAGGAGAATGCCGGCGCGCCATAG
- a CDS encoding helix-turn-helix transcriptional regulator, which produces MKMRKLTMRQARKRAGMTQQELAEKTGFQQSNLSMLEQGKTRLLDLLPLMKIEQVLDAVGEIEWEAAPPDLANVTLQAVQNLFDARYPIDAALVHVARLYRQGAFVQLLVLAGYDRPSIEKIAQQVDEATQGFTEKEKDKIIAILERRWTKTKEESE; this is translated from the coding sequence ATGAAGATGCGGAAATTGACAATGAGGCAAGCAAGAAAACGGGCCGGAATGACCCAACAGGAGCTTGCTGAAAAGACAGGGTTCCAGCAGTCGAATTTATCTATGCTTGAACAAGGCAAAACCCGTCTGCTCGATTTACTTCCGCTGATGAAGATTGAACAGGTCCTTGATGCGGTGGGCGAAATCGAATGGGAAGCCGCCCCCCCCGATCTTGCCAATGTCACGTTGCAGGCTGTCCAGAATCTTTTTGATGCGCGTTATCCCATTGATGCGGCTCTGGTCCATGTCGCTCGACTGTATCGGCAAGGGGCTTTTGTTCAGCTTCTGGTCCTTGCCGGGTATGACCGACCCAGCATCGAAAAGATTGCTCAGCAAGTTGACGAGGCAACGCAAGGTTTTACAGAGAAAGAGAAGGATAAAATCATCGCTATATTGGAAAGGCGGTGGACTAAAACGAAGGAGGAATCCGAGTGA